In Scophthalmus maximus strain ysfricsl-2021 chromosome 16, ASM2237912v1, whole genome shotgun sequence, the following proteins share a genomic window:
- the LOC118287095 gene encoding zinc finger protein 135-like, producing the protein MHHISDNKDDPLPLSCLRLLVPPLRLVSAAIWETVERRAVADYGLLDDFVAAITETVPELLNRRQRRLLSLGLRAQLILESCRPGQTIDLETIQPHLDRIASLWNTEISDKGDGSSASDLLALIHTLIKDHEERQHFFRDVFPVRFGARYFEDIRTLVETLLLRLDKLLSVPNLKQVAWMISDVPSVLSECMQSFCRSQELKCLLEYQKGLSQLNENDNPAVGANIYSALCLPPLTKASPEQDERALDATVLSDYMDAFNKELTGETVPSRKRAGIDETESDDPTLSEADTGSVTKKSAVYKEIGLEDEIAYAVQRVESLERDMVCLDACAVEVQVGYNVEILAEDAVATENQSPVGDSVMDIREGEQVQVLVRTAEDSVHKVMRPSEINNHTIAAEQMENNNISNGTLSPVLYAPGIASERPVRLYQSLKIKNIAVAPKNGPCARSPRVLSSSKTCPTCGKTYSRASDMRRHQRTHTGERPFQCSRCKKLFQFQYDLKRHELNVCRIAVPEPLNISDKNSQEDPKQGGVCGQLVSPATDVRTHENECLVDLEEVEPPSGEGEPMATEQNLKSLSTIGRPADVKEQSQGFHQVNHRGTENSKGLRWKKTGKRGHTDASLRCVECNRSFPDPARLDTHNLRHKPHPCTKCGESFKGFTDLNQHYAKVHDFRGPFSCSLCERTYTDLSGLIRHERSHSGELPFKCPKCPKAFSYASALTLHDRTHTKEAPFLCWDCGKGCRSNAALRIHRLCCHSGAEEKRFCCEHCGKVYALKRSLDLHVAKLHTGVRYPCSHCGNLFRSANSLTRHYLTHTEERPYSCSECDKGFRSASELKIHTRYHTGERPFRCQECGKGFVQSYYLTAHRRMHTGEKPYKCPTCNRSFKSAGILKRHQITHTGEKPHKCSDCEMAFSRLELMKAHVKKCH; encoded by the exons ATGCATCATATTTCCGACAACAAAG ATGATCCCCTGCCCCTGTCATGTCTGCGCCTCCTGGTCCCACCACTGCGGCTGGTCTCTGCAGCCATCTGGGAAACTGTCGAGCGGAGAGCCGTGGCCGATTATGGGCTGCTGGACGACTTTGTTGCAGCGATCACCGAAACTGTGCCAGAGCTTCTCAACCGCAGACAGAGGCGTCTGCTGAGCCTCGGCCTTCGCGCTCAG CTGATACTGGAGTCATGTCGCCCAGGGCAGACTATAGACCTGGAGACCATTCAACCACACCTGGATAGAATCGCCTCACTGTGGAACACAGAG ATAAGTGATAAAGGCGATGGATCCTCCGCATCGGACCTCCTCGCTCTCATTCACACGCTCATTAAAGACCACGAGGAGCGGCAGCATTTCTTCCGG GATGTCTTCCCAGTGAGATTTGGGGCCAGGTATTTTGAAGACATACGGACGCTCGTGGAAACACTCCTCTTGCGGCTCGACAAGTTACTCAGCGTACCAAATCTCAAACAG GTTGCCTGGATGATCAGCGACGTGCCCTCAGTACTGTCAGAATGTATGCAGTCCTTCTGTCGATCTCAGGAACTGAAATGCCTTCTGGAATATCAAAAAGGTCTCAGTCAACTAAATGAAAATG ATAATCCAGCAGTTGGTGCCAACATATATTCGGCCCTCTGTCTGCCGCCTTTGACAAAAGCCTCGCCAGAACAAGACGAGAGAGCGCTGGATGCGACGGTGCTAAGTGATTACATGGACGCGTTCAACAAAGAACTGACGGGGGAAACTGTTCCATCGAGAAAACGCGCAGGGATAGATGAGACGGAGAGTGATGATCCAACACTGAGCGAGGCCGACACCGGCAGTGTGACGAAGAAGTCCGCTGTGTACAAAGAGATAGGACTGGAGGATGAGATTGCTTACGCTGTTCAACGCGTTGAGTCTTTGGAAAGGGATATGGTGTGTTTAGACGCGTGTGCTGTCGAGGTCCAAGTTGGTTACAATGTTGAAATCCTCGCTGAGGACGCTGTTGCCACGGAAAACCAGTCCCCTGTTGGTGACTCGGTAATGGATattagagagggagagcaggtgCAGGTATTAGTCAGAACCGCAGAGGACAGTGTTCACAAAGTCATGAGGCCCAGTGAGATTAACAATCACACAATAGCTGCTGAAcagatggaaaacaacaacatatctAATGGGACTCTGTCACCTGTACTATACGCACCTGGGATTGCGTCTGAAAGACCAGTTAGACTGTACCAAAGTCTcaagattaaaaacattgcaGTCGCTCCCAAGAACGGGCCGTGCGCGAGGAGCCCACGAGTTCTGTCATCCAGCAAGACCTGTCCCACGTGTGGAAAGACGTACAGTCGTGCCTCGGACATGAGAAGGCATCAGAGGACTCACACAGGGGAGCGGCCCTTCCAGTGTTCGCGGTGTAAGAAACTCTTTCAATTCCAGTATGACCTTAAGAGGCACGAGTTAAATGTGTGCCGGATCGCGGTGCCAGAGCCGCTGAACATCTCTGACAAAAACAGTCAAGAAGACCCAAAGCAGGGGGGAGTTTGTGGCCAACTCGTGAGTCCAGCTACGGACGTTAGGactcatgaaaatgaatgtctaGTAGATTTGGAAGAAGTCGAGCCTCCTTCTGGAGAGGGAGAACCAATGGCCACAGAGCAAAATCTAAAATCCTTGAGTACCATAGGGCGGCCAGCTGACGTAAAGGAGCAGAGCCAAGGATTTCATCAGGTCAATCACAGAGGCACAGAGAACTCCAAGGGTCTGAGGTGGAAAAAGACGGGTAAACGCGGACACACTGATGCTTCACTGCGTTGTGTTGAATGCAACAGGTCCTTCCCAGACCCGGCGAGACTTGACACGCACAATCTGAGACACAAACCTCATCCGTGCACCAAGTGTGGCGAGAGTTTCAAAGGCTTCACAGACCTCAACCAACACTATGCCAAAGTGCATGACTTCCGAGGACCTTTTTCGTGCTCTTTGTGCGAAAGAACGTACACCGACCTATCGGGTCTGATCCGGCACGAGAGGTCCCACAGCGGGGAGCTCCCCTTCAAGTGCCCCAAGTGTCCGAAGGCTTTCAGCTACGCATCTGCTCTGACGCTGCACGACCGAACTCACACAAAAGAGGCGCCGTTCCTCTGCTGGGACTGCGGCAAAGGCTGCAGGTCCAACGCGGCCCTGCGAATCCACAGGCTGTGTTGCCACAGCGGCGCAGAGGAGAAGCGCTTCTGCTGCGAGCACTGCGGCAAGGTGTACGCGCTCAAAAGGAGCTTGGACCTCCACGTGGCGAAGCTCCACACCGGCGTGCGGTACCCGTGCTCGCACTGTGGCAACCTGTTCCGGAGCGCCAACTCGCTGACGAGACATTATCTGACCCACACGGAGGAGAGGCCGTACTCGTGCAGCGAGTGCGACAAGGGATTCCGGTCGGCTTCCGAGCTGAAAATACACACTCGCTATCACACCGGGGAAAGGCCTTTCCGGTGTCAGGAATGTGGCAAGGGGTTTGTCCAGTCTTACTACCTCACTGCACACAGGAGGATGCATACGGGGGAAAAGCCGTACAAATGCCCAACTTGTAACAGAAGTTTCAAAAGCGCAGGGATTTTGAAGAGGCACCAGATCACccatacaggagagaaaccccATAAATGTTCGGACTGTGAAATGGCCTTCAGTCGCCTTGAACTTATGAAAGCTCATGTaaagaaatgtcattaa
- the mettl9 gene encoding methyltransferase-like protein 9 isoform X1 codes for MCHLQLRTLVFGAWVLAYVAFLLSVRRMWTGKYVRSPLVRSLFANMASDSEATETQEWYQCSPDLLGESLRPLFVQSHLDSDTKAFLKRSVEKSGWLFTQLYHSLVSTVLSALVSRTSINGFLGRGSMFVFSGEQFQQLLQIDPEWRAERLLDLGAGDGGVTEVMGKHFKEVYATEVSAPMKWHLQRRNYKVLGIDEWPQTGFRYDVISCLNLLDRCDDPLHLLRDIKRSLVPNTGRLILAAVLPFQPYVEVGGRWQRPTEHLKVKGKTWEEQVTNMSDKVFRRAGLEVEAVTRLPYLCEGDMYNDYYVLDDAVFVLRASENGEESSQ; via the exons ATGTGTCACCTACAGCTGAGGACTCTGGTTTTTGGTGCGTGGGTGCTGGCCTACGTCGCCTTCCTGCTCTCCGTCAGGAGGATGTGGACGGGGAAGTACGTCCGCAGTCCACTCGTCCGCTCGCTGTTTGCGAACATGGCGAGCGACAGCGAAGCGACGGAGACACAGGAG tGGTACCAGTGCTCTCCTGACCTTCTCGGAGAATCTTTGAGGCCCCTGTTCGTCCAGAGCCACCTGGACTCGGACACCAAGGCTTTTCTCAAGCGGAGTGTGGAGAAGTCTGGCTGGCTGTTCACCCAGCTCTACCACTCGCTCGTATCAACTGTCCTCAGCGCTCTGGTCTCACGCACCTCCATCAATGG gTTTCTGGGCCGTGGctccatgtttgtgttttccggGGAGCAgttccagcagctgctccagatCGACCCGGAGTGGAGGGCTGAGAGACTGCTGGACCTCGGGGCCGGGGATGGGGGCGTCACAGAGGTGATGGGGAAACATTTCAAAGAGGTCTATGCAACTGAGGTGTCAGCACCCATGAAATGGCATCTGCAGAGGAGGAATTACAA AGTGCTGGGCATAGACGAGTGGCCACAGACCGGTTTCCGCTATGACGTCATCAGCTGTCTGAACCTGCTGGATCGTTGCGACGATCCTCTGCATCTCCTGCGTGACATCAAGCGATCGCTAGTGCCCAACACAGGGAGACTCATCCTCGCTGCCGTGCTTCCCTTCCAGCCGTACGTGGAAGTCG gagGACGGTGGCAGCGTCCCACAGAACACCTAAAAGTAAAAGGAAAGACATGGGAGGAGCAAGTGACAAACATGTCCGACAAGGTTTTCCGAAGGGCGGggttggaggtggaggctgTGACTCGGCTGCCGTACCTCTGCGAAGGAGACATGTACAATGATTACTATGTTCTTGATGATGCAGTTTTTGTTCTCAGGGCCTCGGAAAATGGTGAAGAGTCTTCTCAGTGA
- the mettl9 gene encoding methyltransferase-like protein 9 isoform X2 — MWTGKYVRSPLVRSLFANMASDSEATETQEWYQCSPDLLGESLRPLFVQSHLDSDTKAFLKRSVEKSGWLFTQLYHSLVSTVLSALVSRTSINGFLGRGSMFVFSGEQFQQLLQIDPEWRAERLLDLGAGDGGVTEVMGKHFKEVYATEVSAPMKWHLQRRNYKVLGIDEWPQTGFRYDVISCLNLLDRCDDPLHLLRDIKRSLVPNTGRLILAAVLPFQPYVEVGGRWQRPTEHLKVKGKTWEEQVTNMSDKVFRRAGLEVEAVTRLPYLCEGDMYNDYYVLDDAVFVLRASENGEESSQ; from the exons ATGTGGACGGGGAAGTACGTCCGCAGTCCACTCGTCCGCTCGCTGTTTGCGAACATGGCGAGCGACAGCGAAGCGACGGAGACACAGGAG tGGTACCAGTGCTCTCCTGACCTTCTCGGAGAATCTTTGAGGCCCCTGTTCGTCCAGAGCCACCTGGACTCGGACACCAAGGCTTTTCTCAAGCGGAGTGTGGAGAAGTCTGGCTGGCTGTTCACCCAGCTCTACCACTCGCTCGTATCAACTGTCCTCAGCGCTCTGGTCTCACGCACCTCCATCAATGG gTTTCTGGGCCGTGGctccatgtttgtgttttccggGGAGCAgttccagcagctgctccagatCGACCCGGAGTGGAGGGCTGAGAGACTGCTGGACCTCGGGGCCGGGGATGGGGGCGTCACAGAGGTGATGGGGAAACATTTCAAAGAGGTCTATGCAACTGAGGTGTCAGCACCCATGAAATGGCATCTGCAGAGGAGGAATTACAA AGTGCTGGGCATAGACGAGTGGCCACAGACCGGTTTCCGCTATGACGTCATCAGCTGTCTGAACCTGCTGGATCGTTGCGACGATCCTCTGCATCTCCTGCGTGACATCAAGCGATCGCTAGTGCCCAACACAGGGAGACTCATCCTCGCTGCCGTGCTTCCCTTCCAGCCGTACGTGGAAGTCG gagGACGGTGGCAGCGTCCCACAGAACACCTAAAAGTAAAAGGAAAGACATGGGAGGAGCAAGTGACAAACATGTCCGACAAGGTTTTCCGAAGGGCGGggttggaggtggaggctgTGACTCGGCTGCCGTACCTCTGCGAAGGAGACATGTACAATGATTACTATGTTCTTGATGATGCAGTTTTTGTTCTCAGGGCCTCGGAAAATGGTGAAGAGTCTTCTCAGTGA
- the kdelr2b gene encoding ER lumen protein-retaining receptor 2b: MNIFRLTGDLSHLAAIIILLLKIWKTRSCAGISGKSQVLFALVFTTRYLDLLTAFISLYNTTMKVIYIGCAYATVYLIYAKFKATYDGNHDTFRVEFLVVPVGGLAFLVNHDFSPLEILWTFSIYLESVAILPQLFMISKTGEAETITTHYLFFLGLYRALYLINWIWRFYFEGFFDMIAIVAGVVQTILYCDFFYLYVTKVLKGKKLSLPA, encoded by the exons atgaacattttcagGCTAACCGGCGATCTCTCCCACCTAGCAGCCATCATCATCCTGCTGCTAAAAATATGGAAAACCAGGTCTTGTGCCG GTATTTCCGGAAAGAGCCAGGTCCTGTTTGCCTTGGTGTTCACCACTCGTTACCTGGACCTGCTCACTGccttcatctctctctacaACACCACCATGAAG GTCATCTACATTGGATGCGCGTACGCCACTGTGTACCTGATCTACGCCAAGTTCAAGGCGACTTATGACGGGAACCACGACACGTTCCGAGTGGAGTTCCTGGTTGTCCCCGTTGGTGGCCTGGCTTTCTTGGTGAACCACGACTTCTCTCCCCTGGAG ATCCTTTGGACATTCTCCATCTACTTAGAGTCCGTGGCCATCCTGCCCCAGCTCTTCATGATCAGCAAGACCGGTGAGGCGGAGACCATCACCACCCACTACCTGTTCTTCCTGGGACTCTACAGAGCCCTCTACCTCATCAACTGGATATGGAGGTTCTACTTTGAGGGATTTTTTGACATGATCGCCATCGTCGCCGGGGTTGTGCAGACCATCCTCTACTGTGATTTCTTCTATTTGTATGTTACAAAAG TACTGAAAGGAAAGAAGCTGAGTCTGCCTGCCTAA
- the LOC118287633 gene encoding zinc finger protein 135 isoform X1, with product MHKMDGGISELAGPSLPLSTLRLLVPPIRLVSAAIWQTVEQKIVSDYGLLEEFVFMVTEIVPQLLSTRQRAELILGLRARLILELCRSEETADLQIIQPHLDRMQNLRSLWNFETDNAEQDVTDSHFMGLVRNLLQDPEERRNFFQDVFPGDFGPTYDKAIQTLMWLFLSRLEKLLPSQTLQQIASLLNNASSVLTECMETFAQPPELKTLLDSHKDLSQLEDIESYIVDSGILSALCLPPVERVVIVNEQAEADAGSGLVYTVCTEMEVESENKEVYMEGTGNSEACAQTQWFGVSGEVKAEMGTVEGAAASESEMADDHHDNQRGTLMIGEDGQVTVLDGAEKKPNRRGRKKKRPADEDFEVKGRTRGKQEDPALNVSWDRPVRKNRGLKMKGYLSQWRKTGKTQGSNSAPKKFARTRGSSKSIDLDERTCKVCGKLASSVKFLERHMNQQHSEELQLSCPTCKRFYKSLRYLQQHRCPSASKAKSGRKAKEPETVAGEGEQSSSGIPCEETNEEHPPDDQDPDFAPSAEGQSSKESGQKSPEENKSLLEGPFYCPHCSVEFKCKQTFRFHLRNICYTEQQVDPEKPDDVKHCFRCDECDKAFKYKSTLESHKQTHNPLYCEVCTKLVRDPEALAMHKESHTPFQCNQCEENFPVFKSLHKHYIDVHNPTEPFTCTHCQTTFASLKRFIRHEWKHTGYQPFQCPHCSKRFRSYSDLVEHQKKHTKAYPFLCWECGKKFRHGVTLTRHVERVHHSGEPITEKPLPTFTCAQCGKTFTSRRCLLKHDNFHHKGLRFPCEHCGKGFFGKDALVRHTLIHTGERPFKCEDCDKSFRSAAELKIHRRYHTGERPFKCNICEKGFVQSCFLTLHMRTHTGERPYVCAVCSKGFSSLHGLKRHRRLVHA from the exons ATGCACAAGATGGACGGAGGTATTTCCGAGTTAGCGG gtccctctcttcccctttccACGCTGCGCCTCCTGGTCCCACCCATACGACTGGTCTCTGCAGCGATCTGGCAGACGGTGGAGCAGAAGATCGTGTCGGACTATGGGCTGCTCGAGGAGTTTGTGTTTATGGTCACAGAGATTGTCCCTCAACTTCTCTCCACGAGGCAGCGGGCCGAGCTGATTTTGGGTCTAAGAGCACGG CTCATCCTGGAGTTATGTCGCTCTGAGGAGACTGCTGACCTCCAGATTATTCAGCCTCATCTCGACCGAATGCAGAACCTCAGATCTCTGTGGAATTTTGAG ACCGATAATGCAGAGCAAGATGTGACAGACTCCCATTTCATGGGCCTCGTTCGAAATCTGCTTCAAGATcctgaagagagaagaaactTTTTCCAG GATGTTTTCCCAGGAGACTTCGGCCCCACATATGATAAAGCAATCCAGACACTGATGTGGCTGTTTCTGTCCAGACTTGAAAAGCTTCTTCCCTCTCAAACTCTCCAACAG ATCGCGTCTCTGCTCAACAACGCCTCGTCTGTTCTGACTGAATGCATGGAGACTTTTGCTCAACCTCCGGAGCTCAAAACACTGTTGGACTCTCACAAAGACCTCAGTCAGTTAGAGGATATTG aatcTTACATTGTCGACAGTGGCATCTTGTCGGCTCTGTGTCTCCCTCCTGTGGAACGAGTCGTGATCGTCAATGAACAAGCGGAAGCGGATGCGGGGAGCGGGCTCGTCTACACAGTTTGCACAGAGATGGAGGTGGAATCGGAGAACAAAGAGGTGTACATGGAGGGAACTGGGAACTCAGAGGCATGTGCGCAAACCCAGTGGTTTGGTGTCAGCGGTGAGGTGAAGGCAGAAATGGGCACCGTGGAAGGTGCGGCGGCCAGCGAGAGTGAAATGGCTGACGACCACCATGACAATCAGCGTGGAACACTGATGATCGGGGAGGACGGCCAGGTGACCGTGCTAGACGGCGCCGAGAAAAAGCCGAACAGACgcgggaggaaaaagaagaggccCGCAGATGAAGACTTCGAGGTAAAAGGCAGAACAAGGGGTAAACAAGAAGACCCTGCATTAAATGTTTCTTGGGACAGACCAGTGCGAAAGAACCGTGGGCTCAAGATGAAAGGCTACCTGTCCCAgtggagaaaaacaggaaagacaCAGGGCAGTAACAGTGCCCCGAAAAAGTTTGCCAGAACCCGGGGTTCAAGCAAAAGCATTGATTTAGACGAGAGAACGTGCAAAGTGTGCGGCAAGCTGGCAAGCAGTGTCAAGTTCTTGGAGCGACACATGAATCAACAGCACTCCGAGGAGCTCCAGTTATCTTGTCCTACGTGCAAGAGGTTCTATAAGAGCTTGCGTTACTTGCAGCAACACCGATGTCCAAGCGCGTCGAAAGCAAAGTCTGGCAGAAAGGCAAAGGAACCAGAGACTGTCGCAGGTGAAGGCGAGCAATCGTCCAGTGGGATCCCTTGTGAGGAAACCAATGAGGAACATCCGCCAGATGACCAGGACCCGGATTTTGCCCCCTCCGCAGAGGGGCAGTCTTCCAAAGAATCGGGACAGAAGAGCCCAGAGGAAAACAAGTCGCTGCTAGAAGGTCCGTTCTACTGTCCTCACTGCAGCGTCGAGTTCAAGTGCAAACAAACGTTTAGGTTCCACTTGAGAAACATTTGCTACACCGAGCAGCAGGTGGATCCCGAGAAGCCCGACGACGTCAAACACTGTTTCAGGTGCGACGAGTGCGACAAAGCTTTCAAATACAAATCAACGTTGGAGTCCCACAAACAGACTCACAACCCGCTCTACTGCGAGGTGTGTACAAAACTGGTACGTGACCCAGAGGCACTGGCGATGCACAAGGAATCTCACACGCCCTTTCAGTGTAACCAGTGCGAGGAGAACTTCCCCGTGTTCAAGTCCCTCCACAAGCACTACATCGATGTCCACAACCCCACCGAGCCGTTCACCTGCACCCACTGTCAGACCACTTTTGCAAGTTTGAAGCGTTTCATCAGGCACGAGTGGAAACACACAGGCTACCAGCCGTTTCAGTGCCCTCATTGCAGCAAGCGATTCCGGTCCTACTCAGACCTCGTGGAGCACCAGAAGAAGCACACCAAGGCCTATCCATTCCTCTGCTGGGAGTGCGGCAAGAAATTCAGGCACGGCGTGACACTGACGAGGCACGTGGAGCGCGTGCACCACTCTGGCGAGCCCATAACGGAGAAGCCCCTGCCCACCTTCACCTGCGCCCAGTGCGGCAAGACCTTCACTTCCAGAAGATGCCTCCTGAAACACGACAATTTCCATCACAAAGGGCTGCGTTTCCCGTGCGAGCACTGCGGGAAGGGGTTCTTTGGCAAGGACGCGTTGGTGAGGCACACGCTGATTCACACAGGCGAGCGGCCTTTTAAGTGCGAGGACTGCGATAAGTCCTTCAGGTCCGCGGCAGAGTTGAAGATACATAGGCGATACCACACCGGGGAGAGAC
- the LOC118287633 gene encoding zinc finger protein 93 isoform X2: MQNLRSLWNFETDNAEQDVTDSHFMGLVRNLLQDPEERRNFFQDVFPGDFGPTYDKAIQTLMWLFLSRLEKLLPSQTLQQIASLLNNASSVLTECMETFAQPPELKTLLDSHKDLSQLEDIESYIVDSGILSALCLPPVERVVIVNEQAEADAGSGLVYTVCTEMEVESENKEVYMEGTGNSEACAQTQWFGVSGEVKAEMGTVEGAAASESEMADDHHDNQRGTLMIGEDGQVTVLDGAEKKPNRRGRKKKRPADEDFEVKGRTRGKQEDPALNVSWDRPVRKNRGLKMKGYLSQWRKTGKTQGSNSAPKKFARTRGSSKSIDLDERTCKVCGKLASSVKFLERHMNQQHSEELQLSCPTCKRFYKSLRYLQQHRCPSASKAKSGRKAKEPETVAGEGEQSSSGIPCEETNEEHPPDDQDPDFAPSAEGQSSKESGQKSPEENKSLLEGPFYCPHCSVEFKCKQTFRFHLRNICYTEQQVDPEKPDDVKHCFRCDECDKAFKYKSTLESHKQTHNPLYCEVCTKLVRDPEALAMHKESHTPFQCNQCEENFPVFKSLHKHYIDVHNPTEPFTCTHCQTTFASLKRFIRHEWKHTGYQPFQCPHCSKRFRSYSDLVEHQKKHTKAYPFLCWECGKKFRHGVTLTRHVERVHHSGEPITEKPLPTFTCAQCGKTFTSRRCLLKHDNFHHKGLRFPCEHCGKGFFGKDALVRHTLIHTGERPFKCEDCDKSFRSAAELKIHRRYHTGERPFKCNICEKGFVQSCFLTLHMRTHTGERPYVCAVCSKGFSSLHGLKRHRRLVHA, encoded by the exons ATGCAGAACCTCAGATCTCTGTGGAATTTTGAG ACCGATAATGCAGAGCAAGATGTGACAGACTCCCATTTCATGGGCCTCGTTCGAAATCTGCTTCAAGATcctgaagagagaagaaactTTTTCCAG GATGTTTTCCCAGGAGACTTCGGCCCCACATATGATAAAGCAATCCAGACACTGATGTGGCTGTTTCTGTCCAGACTTGAAAAGCTTCTTCCCTCTCAAACTCTCCAACAG ATCGCGTCTCTGCTCAACAACGCCTCGTCTGTTCTGACTGAATGCATGGAGACTTTTGCTCAACCTCCGGAGCTCAAAACACTGTTGGACTCTCACAAAGACCTCAGTCAGTTAGAGGATATTG aatcTTACATTGTCGACAGTGGCATCTTGTCGGCTCTGTGTCTCCCTCCTGTGGAACGAGTCGTGATCGTCAATGAACAAGCGGAAGCGGATGCGGGGAGCGGGCTCGTCTACACAGTTTGCACAGAGATGGAGGTGGAATCGGAGAACAAAGAGGTGTACATGGAGGGAACTGGGAACTCAGAGGCATGTGCGCAAACCCAGTGGTTTGGTGTCAGCGGTGAGGTGAAGGCAGAAATGGGCACCGTGGAAGGTGCGGCGGCCAGCGAGAGTGAAATGGCTGACGACCACCATGACAATCAGCGTGGAACACTGATGATCGGGGAGGACGGCCAGGTGACCGTGCTAGACGGCGCCGAGAAAAAGCCGAACAGACgcgggaggaaaaagaagaggccCGCAGATGAAGACTTCGAGGTAAAAGGCAGAACAAGGGGTAAACAAGAAGACCCTGCATTAAATGTTTCTTGGGACAGACCAGTGCGAAAGAACCGTGGGCTCAAGATGAAAGGCTACCTGTCCCAgtggagaaaaacaggaaagacaCAGGGCAGTAACAGTGCCCCGAAAAAGTTTGCCAGAACCCGGGGTTCAAGCAAAAGCATTGATTTAGACGAGAGAACGTGCAAAGTGTGCGGCAAGCTGGCAAGCAGTGTCAAGTTCTTGGAGCGACACATGAATCAACAGCACTCCGAGGAGCTCCAGTTATCTTGTCCTACGTGCAAGAGGTTCTATAAGAGCTTGCGTTACTTGCAGCAACACCGATGTCCAAGCGCGTCGAAAGCAAAGTCTGGCAGAAAGGCAAAGGAACCAGAGACTGTCGCAGGTGAAGGCGAGCAATCGTCCAGTGGGATCCCTTGTGAGGAAACCAATGAGGAACATCCGCCAGATGACCAGGACCCGGATTTTGCCCCCTCCGCAGAGGGGCAGTCTTCCAAAGAATCGGGACAGAAGAGCCCAGAGGAAAACAAGTCGCTGCTAGAAGGTCCGTTCTACTGTCCTCACTGCAGCGTCGAGTTCAAGTGCAAACAAACGTTTAGGTTCCACTTGAGAAACATTTGCTACACCGAGCAGCAGGTGGATCCCGAGAAGCCCGACGACGTCAAACACTGTTTCAGGTGCGACGAGTGCGACAAAGCTTTCAAATACAAATCAACGTTGGAGTCCCACAAACAGACTCACAACCCGCTCTACTGCGAGGTGTGTACAAAACTGGTACGTGACCCAGAGGCACTGGCGATGCACAAGGAATCTCACACGCCCTTTCAGTGTAACCAGTGCGAGGAGAACTTCCCCGTGTTCAAGTCCCTCCACAAGCACTACATCGATGTCCACAACCCCACCGAGCCGTTCACCTGCACCCACTGTCAGACCACTTTTGCAAGTTTGAAGCGTTTCATCAGGCACGAGTGGAAACACACAGGCTACCAGCCGTTTCAGTGCCCTCATTGCAGCAAGCGATTCCGGTCCTACTCAGACCTCGTGGAGCACCAGAAGAAGCACACCAAGGCCTATCCATTCCTCTGCTGGGAGTGCGGCAAGAAATTCAGGCACGGCGTGACACTGACGAGGCACGTGGAGCGCGTGCACCACTCTGGCGAGCCCATAACGGAGAAGCCCCTGCCCACCTTCACCTGCGCCCAGTGCGGCAAGACCTTCACTTCCAGAAGATGCCTCCTGAAACACGACAATTTCCATCACAAAGGGCTGCGTTTCCCGTGCGAGCACTGCGGGAAGGGGTTCTTTGGCAAGGACGCGTTGGTGAGGCACACGCTGATTCACACAGGCGAGCGGCCTTTTAAGTGCGAGGACTGCGATAAGTCCTTCAGGTCCGCGGCAGAGTTGAAGATACATAGGCGATACCACACCGGGGAGAGAC